In Hyperolius riggenbachi isolate aHypRig1 chromosome 10, aHypRig1.pri, whole genome shotgun sequence, a genomic segment contains:
- the LOC137537111 gene encoding prophage side tail fiber protein homolog StfR-like: protein MPDLGARDSPSLGTLSSSCHQNCTTARETTETTTDPPDRARVQAATKAALLPEKAQIPPLTRQEQTETKLTPKLHYCRRDHRDPHPPPRPSQRPSCHLSCTAAEETTETPTDPSDRARDQVALEQPESKLQPKLHYCQRDNRPARQSQRPSCTAAGETTETTTDPPDRARDQAATKAAARETAETSSGPADGARDQAATGRTTETTTELPDRARHQAATKAALLLERTQRRPPPPRQIQRPSCHQSCAAAGETTDTTDSPDRARDQAASKAALLLERTETLPPPPRQIQRPRCHQSCTTAGETTETTTDPPGRARDQAATKAAARETAETSSGPADGARDQAATGRTTETTTELPDRARDQAATKAALLPEKAQIPPLTRQEQTDQADTKAALLPERPQRPPPTPQTEPETKLTPKLHYCRRDHRDHHPPPRPSQRPSCH, encoded by the exons ATGCCGGACCTTGGGGCG agggacagtccctctttgggaaccctttcTTCCTCCTGCCACCAAAACTGCACTACTGCCAGAGAGACCACAGAGACCACCACCGACCCGCCAGACAGAGCAAGAGTCCAAGCTGCCACCAAAGCTGCATTGCTGCCGGAGAAAGCACAGATACCACCCCTGACCCGCCAGGAACAGACAGAGACCAAGCTGACACCAAAGCTGCACTACTGCCGAAGAGACCACAGagacccccacccaccccccagaCCGAGCCAGAGACCAAGCTGCCACTTAAGCTGCACTGCTGCCGAAGAGACCACAGAGACCCCCACTGACCCATCAGACAGAGCCAGAGACCAAGTTGCCTTGGAACAGCCAGAGTCCAAGCTGCAACCAAAGCTGCACTACTGCCAGAGAGACAACAGACCCGCCAGGCAGAGCCAGAGACCAAGCTGCACTGCTGCCGGAGAGACCACAGAGACCACCACCGACCCGCCAGACAGAGCCAGAGACCAAGCTGCCACCAAAGCTGCTGCTAGAGAGACCGCAGAGACATCCTCCGGCCCGGCAGACGGAGCCAGAGACCAAGCTGCTACTGGACGGACCACAGAGACCACCACTGAGCTGCCAGACAGAGCCAGACACCAAGCTGCCACAAAAGCTGCATTGCTGCTGGAGAGAACACagagacgcccccccccccccagacagatCCAGAGACCAAGCTGCCACCaaagctgtgctgctgctggagagaCCACAGACACCACCGACTCTCCAGACAGAGCCAGGGACCAAGCTGCCTCCAAAGCTGCATTGCTGCTGGAGAGAAcagagaccctcccccccccccccagacagatCCAGAGACCAAGGTGCCACCAAAGCTGCACTACTGCCGGAGAGACCACAGAGACCACCACCGACCCGCCAGGCAGAGCCAGAGACCAAGCTGCCACCAAAGCTGCTGCTAGAGAGACCGCAGAGACATCCTCCGGCCCGGCAGACGGAGCCAGAGACCAAGCTGCTACTGGACGGACCACAGAGACCACCACTGAGCTGCCAGACAGAGCCAGAGACCAAGCTGCCACAAAAGCTGCATTGCTGCCGGAGAAAGCACAGATACCACCCCTGACCCGCCAGGAACAGACAGACCAAGCTGACACCAAAGCTGCACTACTGCCGGAGAGACCACAGAGACCACCACCCACCCCCCAGACCGAGCCAGAGACCAAGCTGACACCAAAGCTGCACTACTGCCGAAGAGACCACAGAGACCACCACCCACCCCCCAGACCGAGCCAGAGACCAAGCTGCCACTAA